The genomic segment GCCGGTCAGCACCAGCTCGGAGCCGGCCAGCCTCTCGTCGAAACCCAGCCGGTCCAACACCAGCCGGGCGCCGGGTTCGAAGCGCGCGCCCAGCACCGCCAGCAGGGCGAAGCCGGCACCTCCCGCCGCGCCGGCGCCGGGCGCGTCGCGCCAGCGGCCCGAGGGGGGCGGCGCCACGGCCGCCTCGACCCGCTCGGCCCAGCGCTCCAGGGCGCGCTCGAGCCGGGCCACCTCCGCGGGGCCGGCGCCCTTCTGCGGCCCGTAGACCGCGCTTGCGCCGCTCGGGCCCAGGAGCGGGTTGGTCACGTCGCAGGCGACGGCCAGCTCGACTCCGGCCAGGCGCGGCTCCAGGCGCGTCAGGTCGAGCCGCTCCAGGCGCGCCAGGGCGGCCCCTCCCTCCTCCAGCGGCCTTCCTGCCGCGTCCAGCAGCTCCGCGCCCAGCGCCCGCAGCAGCCCGGCGCCGCCGTCGTTGGTGGCGCTCCCGCCCAGCGTGACCAGGAGCCGGCGGGCGCCCGCATCCAGCGCCGCGCGGACCAGCTCGCCCACGCCGCGCGTGCCGGCGCGGAGCGGGTCGCGGCGGCCGGGCGGCAGCCGGCCCAGCCCGGCCGCCTGGGCCAGCTCCACCACCGCCGTCCCGTCGGGGAGGAGGCCCCACTCCGCCTCCACCGGCTCGCCCAGCGGGCCGCTCACCCGGCTGCGGAGGAGGCGGCCGCCCGAGCCGTGGAGGAGGACCTCCAGCGTGCCCTCGCCGCCGTCGGCGACGGGCAGGCGGATCACCTCGTCGCGGGGGCGGGCGCCGAGCCAGCCCTCGGCCATGGCCTCGGCCGCCTCGAGGGCGCTGAGGCTGC from the Bacillota bacterium genome contains:
- a CDS encoding glycerate kinase; protein product: MRVLVAPCSFKGSLSALEAAEAMAEGWLGARPRDEVIRLPVADGGEGTLEVLLHGSGGRLLRSRVSGPLGEPVEAEWGLLPDGTAVVELAQAAGLGRLPPGRRDPLRAGTRGVGELVRAALDAGARRLLVTLGGSATNDGGAGLLRALGAELLDAAGRPLEEGGAALARLERLDLTRLEPRLAGVELAVACDVTNPLLGPSGASAVYGPQKGAGPAEVARLERALERWAERVEAAVAPPPSGRWRDAPGAGAAGGAGFALLAVLGARFEPGARLVLDRLGFDERLAGSELVLTGEGRLDGQTAFGKAPAEVARRAARRGVPAVALAGGLGPGAEGLLEPEGGLAALLPAVDGPVPLEEAMAEAAVLVRAAAERAARLVGVGLRLAASGGGGAPR